TCGCATAAAGACACACTGCGGCGGCAGTATTTCATCTATAACTTTGTCACTGTTCTCAATTATATCTTGCTTCATGGTCATGCTCTCTGGGTCACCATCATTTACATCCTTTTGACTATAGGCACGACGCTCACTGTGAACCCACTGGCGGCTTATGCAATGTCACGCTTCAGGCTGAAGGAGACCTATCATATATTGGTGTTCCTGCTTGCTACAATGGCGTTTCCTGCAGAAGTGCTGATGATCCCAAGCTTCCTAATGACAAAAAGTTTTCCTGTCGGCGGGCTGATTGTGGTTGCAGTATGCATGCTGGGTTTTGTCTTTTTCCAAAGGAAGTTCGGCTCAAAAATGCCGCTGATACTGAGCGCATCACTGGCTGCGATAGTAACGGGGCTGCTCGCAGGCTGGGCGCTGCCGCGTGCTGCCTCCGCGCTTCATCTCAATATATCTGCAAGTCTGATGAACTCATACTGGGCTTTAGTCCTGCCGGGACTTGCTAATGGATATGGAATATTCCTGCTGAAGGGCTTCTTCGACAGCCTGCCTCCTGAAGTATATGAGGCCGGCCTGATAGACGGAGCGGGAGAGATGCGCATGTTCTGGAGCATAACTCTGCCGCTGTGCAAACCGATATTGGCGGTCATTGCGCTTGGCGCATTCGGCGCGGCCTATGGAGCGTTTATGCAGGCATTTCTGGTCTGTCAGGACCCCAAGATGTGGACTCTTATGGTCTTCATATATGAGTTCCAACAAAAGCATACGCTGCCTCTGGTCATGGCCTCTCTGGTGGTGGCTGCCGTGCCGACATTGGTGGTATTCCTGTTCGCACAGAATGTGATCCTGCGCGGCATAATTATCCCGACATATAAATAAACAATAAATGCGGCGGCATTGCAAATGCCGCCGCATTGCAACGCTCGGGATGAGCGTTATGCCGGTCCCGCGCCACGGACTCCACGATGGCTGTATTTGCTGATTGCTCGCCAGATCAGCAGGAAGATCACGGCGCCTATGAACGCAACTATTATGCTGCCAAGGTTGATCCCAGTGACTCCTGCCATGCCCAGCGCGCGGAATATCCAGCCGCCTATTATAGCGCCGACTATACCTGCTATAAGATCGCCGAATAT
The Armatimonadota bacterium genome window above contains:
- a CDS encoding GlsB/YeaQ/YmgE family stress response membrane protein, with translation MSIFAWIIVGLIAGFLARLALPGEEPGPRGIFGDLIAGIVGAIIGGWIFRALGMAGVTGINLGSIIVAFIGAVIFLLIWRAISKYSHRGVRGAGPA